TTTAGTGGAACAGGAGGTGGTGTGAGCATTAGAGTGGATATAACCACACGTTGTGTCTATTGTACAGCTTTCTATAGCAACTGATGGCACAGTGCATGTTAGGATAAAGGCATGCAGTCTTAGTTGACCGTATTTTTGCAGTTGTATCTACATAAAGGTCTTTTCTGTCTActctaaaaataaatctaaatgcagttgatgaaaaaaaaaaaagcctaaagcCACAGCGGTAAGAACCGTCTGGCTTCAGTTGCTCTAGCAACTGGTAGGAAATGGGCTCTTGAAGAGGTTACTCATTCAACACTCGCAGAAAGGTTACCACACACATGTGCAACAGACTTACCACAAGCAAAACCTGTATGGAGCAAACTTGTAAAACGTGCCACAAGGAAAGTGGTGAAATGTTGCACAGCAGTTCTTCATACAGTAGTGTTTATAAATAGCTGTGGGAAATGAATGCATATAGAGGTGCAACCTATCGCACAGGTAGAGCAAAGCTCTCTTCAGCAGCATGCAAAGTTCAACTTTGCAAGGTCAGCTCATTTCAGCACATTAATGCTGAAGTGTTTGgcagcagagaaagagacagtaAGATATCTTTTCTGTCCATGGTGAAATAAATGACTGTATTCAACAAATCTATTTTAAtcaaaggaaaataaattaacaatacaaaaaatatatgcaGAATAGGCAAAGGagattaaaggtgctctatacgatatccagagcattaatatagcagcaaacaactatttgttacgcaaagatatagaggaataatgtctacctgagcagagaatgaagtcactctccctctgggtgagttgtaatccaagcttctacgtgctttgttgacatagccgggctggccgtGTGTGCTTTTAGGGCATGTGAGTGTGccacactggctagctcacagacgctgctctgcactgcgctcatacggcggttacagctgataacgccgtcccgaccaatTGCTTTgttgtggaagcgtagcacccaccctccgatcttcccccaggtaaacactgttagctctatcAGGAGTGTGGCAgttattttcactgttagcaccgttagccgCGAGCCGCCAGCTCGGTAGTTGCTGGAAGGGAGCCAGCAAACtagggaaactctcgcgagatagttaaggttaggcattgacctcgaatggttaaggttaggataggtcatctggcagcgagtctcgtgagagtttttgcaagtttttgcagatctcagatcagatttcgcaatttgctgACTCCCTTCTGGACACGACCCACCGGCTCAGCTGTTGCCATattgagagctgtgcagaggcaatagaaatgctccaacTCTTATCACCTTTAAGGATTGTGAATTGTGATCAAACAACAAGTGAACAATTTGAGACCCAACTAGCCAAACACCTGACCTGAGACAGTGTTTTAGTACTCAGCGGGCAGCTATAGAGCTCATTGTGCTTCTGGAAGTTGGTGTACTtgaaacaaatgaatagaaGAAGTATAGATCTACTGAGCAAGTAGCTGATATTGAACTGTGAGACTGGATTTGAGACACAATTCACCACCAGAGAAATAAAGACTCAGGGCTTTTACTGTAATCTGAGAAAAATACTACAGCAGcccacccttttttttttcccctctgctttttttttttgttctcaaaGTAAGGTTGCCATGGCCCTTCGTCTTAGTgccatgttttttgtttctatCATTGGATGGCCACTGGCTGTGGTGGCTGCTGGGTGGTAGTGATTAGCGAGAGGCTGAATGCACAATGCAGCTCTGGCTGACTGATGATATGACCACTGAACAGATACAGTACTGTGCAGCAGCAAatacaggaaataaaatgtacTAGAGCGATGCACAAAATGACCCTATAGTCTCGACGTAAATATCAGACCCACATGGATAAGCCAGAACAAAAGCAACGATTGTGTCGACATTCatgttcctctctctttttgctcTCAGGTGTGAAGTGGAGGGCCTTCCAAACACAGACCAAGACTGGTAACATTTGTTTCTGTCTCTATACATTGCGTGCAAACATGTACTATGTGCACCACTGTAGCCTTTATGGTATGAGAGTAGTACTTAAAGCCCTTTTGTGTACATATAGATTATTGTTAACTGTATTGTGAGTGACAACAAAGCTCAGCAGTTATTGCAGATGTCACAGATAGTAGAGTGATGAAGATGCAGAAATTCACATGTTTTGCACtgccaaaaaatgtcatcaaaCCCCGAATAGATCCACGTGTGAGTCGCTGCatgtagtgtttttttgtttgtaattaGATTTTACTTCACATGATTACAGGGCCTTTCCTTTAGGCCTTTTTCAGATAATAAGTCATTGAACAGAGCAGTCTTCTGATTAAGCATCAAGGAAGTTCAGTGCAGATTGGTGGGCTTTGTCATTTGCGTAAGCTAATATTCGATTGGATGAAAGTGGCAGCACTTCCGTATTGCATAGTCAGATGTTCTTTAAATgagatgtaatatttatttatttgttcgaAACCATAACACCGTACGCATTAAACATTGTCTGTGTTCCAGGCTGCATGTATCACCCCGCAGAGCTGTACTCTGGCCGTAACACATGGGACTCCTATCCAGCTGGAGGACCTAACCGAGGACAATGGGCTCCTGTAAACGGTCGCCCCTGGAGCCACACGGAAAGGTCAGCAGCACCGTCACAGCACTCGCACACTTGGTGTTTCTACGGCGTTACCTTTTTAATTCTAAAAGGGACAGTAGTCCATGCACAGGTGCACACGTATCATTTCACATGCAGTGGATGAGCCTCCTATGTATTTACTGTCGTGTATTGGTTTTCCTCATTTCTTAACTGATCATGCATTATGATCTTTAATCATTAACACCAACCAAGACATCCAATAAGACTACAGTAAGCTTCATAGAAGTCAAAGGGGGAGATTGTTGGCTGTAACAGTTAAGAAAGCAGATACAATAGAAATgccttttaaagggatagttcaggttgTTTGAGTGTTTTATCCATTGTCAATAGATGACGGTGGGCACACCCCCCgttttggagaagcagacatgagttaccgcacggaagcaaagcaatgtactgctgtggacggggccggcaggaAAACATATTTAAGCACCTAAAAGAAcagcccacctaaaaaaaatcaatatcagtttaagtgtgcgcagtatttcaaatattttcgccggtttaccttgccatgagaTGTGATACAATctgtttccaacggggaactaaagccgttgtatccatccatgctctcaccaaagcaaccagactccattggaaaaaacagtaattttacctcgcagaacacgggaggagagcatagatggatacaacggcttcagttttccgtcagaaagggctgtctggcgGCATAgttgggcctttcttttagttggctaaaatacgttttgctgccggccccgtccacagcagtacaatgCGGCAActcttgtctgcttctccaaactggggggcgtgaaaactgtcatctactgtaggtaaatacaatgactatggataagtacatcatacaaccccacttcaaaacacccaaactattcctttaaaacttTCCAAAGCCTTCCTGAAAAGAATTTAAACTCTGGGAGTGGACAGTGGCACAACTTGAGGCTTGAACTTCCCCAACCAGGGTCATTCCAGCAGGTGGGACTCCAGCCTTTTGTTGTCTGGGTTGATTCAAGATAAGCACCACTTCGAGGGACTGACTGATTAACTGGAGCTGTGATGAGCATATTCATGAAAAGCTTTTACTCCAGCTGCAGCTGTGAGCAGGAACCCATCTGCAGTTCAGACTCCGGTGAATGAAGCTATGACTTCTTCAGCTGCAGCTGAGAGAGACGCCTCAGTCTAGCTATTCAGCTGCAGTAGTTGAGGGTGGTGGCTCTAATGAATATGATTGTGTCTGTAGCTGACTGGCTGTGGATTTGGCAAAAGTAACAATTGTGACTCTGATAAAGAGGTGTGACATAAACACTAAACTAGGGCTGGACGATATGGACAAAATGTTCTATCCCGATagaggtcatttcatatctcaataacaatatatatcacgatatagcatgttcttgtagatcaataaataaatagtctaaacagtttcaagtgaaattataaataaaatgaataaatatttccatGTATACACATTTTCGCATTGAATTGAATGGTAATGTAAAGTGTGATGTAAAAAGAAAACCGCGATCTTCAAATGATATTCCCTCaaaatttgagttagtatgtgcttatTGTTATCAATTtagtaattgtgtatcacgatatctcgatatatgatttaatcacgatacgattccattgaaagataataaattatcatattgaataaTTGCCCAGCGTTAAACTAAactataaacaataaataatatttgaaGAAGAAAACTCTGACAGGTTGGTAATTTGTATCAAATTGTTATCCAGTTCATCTGAGAAATACAGCCACAATTCTCCTTTCAAGGTCAAATAGGCAATTTTTTGgcttcattgggcaaaaattccataataacctttcagcatattgtaattcatgtgttctgagaggaaactagacttctgcacctcctcgtggctctgtattgaggctttaaaaaatctcacagGACTGGGCTTTATTAGCAAGCTCTGCAAATGAACTCTGTAGTCAGTGAGGTTGTGAAGTTTATTGCTACAAAAGTGGATGTTTTTCCTCATAAAGTCACTAAACgttgctaaaaaaaataaatgcttctGCAGTAACGTCTCATTTTTTGAGGGTTGCAAAATTAGCATTCAACAAGGAAAAACTTGATTAAGACATTCAAATACAGAGTATACCTACAAAGCAAACACTAACCTGGTTCAACCTGACTTGTAACTGCTAGCAACAAGATTCCGAGCTATTGTTACAGTATATTCTCTTACGGGCTGTGTATTTTCAATTCTCAGCTGCATAATAGatttctgtatgttttttttttttgttaccacAGATGCCAAGAAGGGCGCAATCAATCACATCATCCACCACCAAGTCGACTTTATAATAGGTGAGTGAAATATCATTCGTAAAATGCATTGCAAATATGAATTTTGCAGCTTTGCCGCTCATAGCGCAGGTAATCTTTTTCAAATAAGTTCTGTACTGCAATGCAGTTGTTACTGAAACCACTTGCATAGCCATCTTCGCTTGCATTTGCCACTTGAGCAGCAGAACGGCACAACACCTGATCTGCATCATGATACTTGTTGCTCAGTTCAGTTGGTCTTTTTTGCTCAGGGGGGAGAGAGCAGCCAACCATGTCCAGGACAAGGGCATCTCTAAGGGGCACAGGCAGCCTCTACGTCTCTGGGATGGCAAAGAGCAGCCGTTTGAGGCCCAGAACTGGCAGCACAACTCCGCACGCTCATTCCACAACAGAGCTGGCACCAGCAACGGTTATCTAACGGGACCGGGAGAGCGCTACGCAAACTGGGACAACAATGTCAGCAACTCTGTGGTGAGACCTGCAGATCCGGACTTTAAAAGAAGTTAATATTGTTATTAGAAAAAGAAGTGTGTCATCACTTGACTCTTTGATTATGtcccttttttctcttttcgaCTGATAGCATGGGGGTCCTCGCTTGCATCGCAACAACAGAGAGCTCCAGCCCCCGCCAGAAAGATGGGCCCCCTCAGACTGCCGCAGGAGCTTTCCTGGCAGAATGATGAACAACAGACCAGGACCCTGGAAACGGCCAGCCCTCCACCAGCGGCGAGACCAGCTGCATCAGCACAGTCCACCCCCACAGCACCCGTTATCCCCTAGGGAAGAGTGTCCAGCCAAGAGGAGAAGGGACTCTGGCCCTGatcaggtaaagtttgttttcatttttgtgcAATAGCACCACCCGTTGGTAAAAACTCCATATAGCATGACAGGATATTTCTGCTTCTCTGTTTAGTCATCTCATCCTGGATCAAGGCATTTACCTTTACTTGCCCACGCCCCTTCACCACCTCGCCACCACCGCTGCAACCAAGACGACTGGAAGCCTCTTAATGACAGGGCGGGTCATTGCCACCACTCTGACCACAGGACCTCAACACAGCAACAGGTAAACTTGTATAATCCATTAAATGATTActaaaatattacagttttttccAATTTCTAACAAGCTTTTACCTATACTTAAGATATTGTTTTTCTAAACTCTTAACACAGCAACACACCTACATCACACAATTAGCCAAATAGTTAATTGTCTGTTCAAAGTCACATTTTGTTCATTAAACACCAACTCTACATTTCAAAATGCATCCTTTCAAAACAATAGCACATGTTTTCTATCCAAAAGGCACATATAGTCAATCATAGCACAACGACTTTCAACAGTTGATGACATTACAAAAACTGCATCACTTTTTACTATGTGAAAtccattgtttttaaaaattcaGTTTCCTTTTACTACAGATTGGACAAAAGGATGTTAgcgattgtaaaaaaaaaaaaaactaaaaaaaaaactgtagacTGAACATCAAttgttgatttttattattgttttgttttttatttgcagGAAACCTCTAAACTGCGGGCTGGAGGACACGGCTTCAGTAACGGTCACGTGGCGGCTCCGAACCAGAATTGTGACAGCAGACCACCGCATCATGGAAGCAGGGGGAAGGTGGACCGGAAAATGTCGTCGTCACCAGCAGACCACACTCGTGTGCCTTACAGCCACCAAAACCACCATTACCACTATCAACGGCACACAGGCCACCCCAGAGACCTACAGCACAACCCGCCGCTGCACCTTGTCGAGGAAAAGGACTCGCGGAGCCATCACCACAAACAAAGCACAGTaagaaataaacctttaaatagcacaaacacacaaaatctGTTTAAATAAATAGGAAGTGTGTAATATTCTGTATTCAAACATTTGTTGATTaaccctctgattgactttactgtctttcagaggctgtagcaggttcagttttagagctagagttaggaggtacagatatcatacgaaactaggaatccattggtaccaaccatatcatactactgtagcttgtcagaaaggaggccaaacaacgctccaaagttacactacattttggcgaggaaaagcgtTCATGTCCAACTTCGAAGGGGtctcctgacctttgacctcaagatatgtaaatgaaaatgggttctatgggtacccacgagcctcccctttacagacatgcccactttatgataatcacatgcagttttctgaatgcagtataaatgtgttattttcgcccattctaaaatggtgtatttgaatatttcttcatacttgggtccataaacagtcttggaattacaaaAAATTGGGTATGACCGTAAAGCTGAGACTCATGTAAATCCAATGAGGCCAATTGTATACATGTGTAATGGTgctagtccccatagtagccatttcattgtagtgaaatttgacctcactgtatgtaatgacctgtggtgacctctagggtaatcacagcctcatgaaactttacaaacacaaactacagacctagggcattcagaggatgtatgGCGTTGCtaggtatattgacaataagggggtttctgatgatttctccaaatgtcaacgttttttgataccaaatcataGCATagctttttctacggtgttcctcaaagtcttggtaTCTTAATGAGGTATTTTTGATCAGTTTTATCAATtttcgagtggtaaaaaaatggttaaatttagcaccaaatctgtgtcacaaatggcatcaacccaaaaattgctgcaacaacttaatagagacataatagagcgtggggatggccatcatatacttctgtcataatgttctaagcccttatacactctctcatttcatttttattaattaattgattaattcatgtttatttctgattcatgactagaacaatttgtcacacagtgctgagctgcatctcaaattaacatccaggttcccagctttcagatgatgtacaccacttctatgtgccattttctgttgacctgctatctccccaaAGCCCCCCTGCAACTccctaaaaaaacaagaacgggtctattgtgggtctcagagtgTTAATTTAGTACATCACCAGGGAAGTTGCTATTAATAATATCATCAATGTCAGTataacagtatatatactgtatatgatgctATGTAATTGAGTGTCTTATCCCTGAACAAGTGTCTAAACAGAAGTAATCCCGACTCTGCAGGAACCTCAGCGCACTCATCAAAGGGGGATATCAAGGGATCCAGCCCTCTCCAAGTCTTCTGGTGCAGACTCTCCTCCCTATTCATCCCTCCTCTGCAGCCTGAAAGATGGAGGTTCTACTGCCAGCAGTCCACGTGCTCCTTCCAGTCCCTCTTTATACACGATGGCCAGTGGCAGAAAAGATCCATCAATCGTTCGTCAATGTAGCCCCGGCCTCAGTGGACAGCAGAAACTCCAGGGGAGCCCTAATCACACCCTTAGACCTAGCCTGACATCCACCACGTCGATCACATCTCACGCTGGTCCAAAATCCAGGTTTTCAGACGTCAATTATAGAAAGACCTTGTCGCAGCCCCTCTTCTCACGACAGTCCCCCCACAGCAGATCAAGAGCAAACAAGCCCGAGAAGGACTCGGAAGAACACAAAAAACCTGAGAAGCTGGtgaaaaaggagagaaagggtgaagagagaaagaggcggaagaaaaaagaggaaaaaaggttggctgagagaaaaaggaagaggGATAAAGCGGCAAAGAGGGAAAGGAAGTTAGGCTTGAAAACTAAAGTCACAGAAAAGGGAATGTTTACTTCCGTCTCGACTTCCAACTTTTCAGAAGAGgccaaaatgtgtaaaatggaGACTCTGTCCCCAGAGAATCAAGGCCAGCCGCCGCCCAAACACAAGCACAGGGAGAGGAGTGAACGAGCGGAGAGGACACACAGGCCGTCCACAAATACCCCTCATCCCAGCTGCGCTTCATCACAGCCATCCTCGAGATTTGAAAATCACAAAATGCGCAAGAAGAACGGCAATCCCCCAAAACTCCCCGTCAGGGAACAACTACTACAGTCCCTTCCCAGGAACACCAGCCACAACCAGACCAGAAAGAGGCCCACTGCTGTCTCATCCCGATCAGGAGCGAAGCCCAACGACACGCTACCCTCCCTTTTATACAAAGCCTTAGTCCCTCTCAGTAGAGCATGTTCTATTAGCTTAGAGCGGCACATCCATGGCAAAGAAGGTGGGCAGGGAGGGGTTCTCAACGCTCCAGACCTGCAGCCTGAGGGAAATTTGAGGGAAATGGGAGACAACCTTTCGAACACTCCTCCTGTTCTCAGCTGGCAGGGCTCCCCAGTATCATCTCTgggagaagatgaagaggagctaGAAAAGGGAGTGATGAGTAGACCTGTCCTCCAGCCCAGCCCCACCCAGtgcttctctcctcctcctcctcctcctgtcgaCAGTGACGGCACTGACGATATGAATAAGGAGCCTTGTGAAGGTACGCCGACTATTTATTCCCCCGATGACATGTCTGAACTCCGCGATCTGCCTCGTGCAATAGAACAAGTCTCcgaggaagaaaaggaaaaagaggtGGACAGCAGTAGGGGAACTTCTGGCTCTCTTCTCCGTGAGCTTCGTCACCATAAAACAGGTCTGGATGACGTCTTCAAGAGCCTGGCCACCTTCCTCGGAGGCCAGAGGGTCACGTGTCGAGGTGGTCCATTCGGAGGGCCTCCTGCTGGCGCCACCAGAGGA
This portion of the Sebastes umbrosus isolate fSebUmb1 chromosome 17, fSebUmb1.pri, whole genome shotgun sequence genome encodes:
- the LOC119475657 gene encoding lysine-specific demethylase 6B-like — protein: MYHPAELYSGRNTWDSYPAGGPNRGQWAPVNGRPWSHTERCQEGRNQSHHPPPSRLYNRGERAANHVQDKGISKGHRQPLRLWDGKEQPFEAQNWQHNSARSFHNRAGTSNGYLTGPGERYANWDNNVSNSVHGGPRLHRNNRELQPPPERWAPSDCRRSFPGRMMNNRPGPWKRPALHQRRDQLHQHSPPPQHPLSPREECPAKRRRDSGPDQSSHPGSRHLPLLAHAPSPPRHHRCNQDDWKPLNDRAGHCHHSDHRTSTQQQETSKLRAGGHGFSNGHVAAPNQNCDSRPPHHGSRGKVDRKMSSSPADHTRVPYSHQNHHYHYQRHTGHPRDLQHNPPLHLVEEKDSRSHHHKQSTEPQRTHQRGISRDPALSKSSGADSPPYSSLLCSLKDGGSTASSPRAPSSPSLYTMASGRKDPSIVRQCSPGLSGQQKLQGSPNHTLRPSLTSTTSITSHAGPKSRFSDVNYRKTLSQPLFSRQSPHSRSRANKPEKDSEEHKKPEKLVKKERKGEERKRRKKKEEKRLAERKRKRDKAAKRERKLGLKTKVTEKGMFTSVSTSNFSEEAKMCKMETLSPENQGQPPPKHKHRERSERAERTHRPSTNTPHPSCASSQPSSRFENHKMRKKNGNPPKLPVREQLLQSLPRNTSHNQTRKRPTAVSSRSGAKPNDTLPSLLYKALVPLSRACSISLERHIHGKEGGQGGVLNAPDLQPEGNLREMGDNLSNTPPVLSWQGSPVSSLGEDEEELEKGVMSRPVLQPSPTQCFSPPPPPPVDSDGTDDMNKEPCEGTPTIYSPDDMSELRDLPRAIEQVSEEEKEKEVDSSRGTSGSLLRELRHHKTGLDDVFKSLATFLGGQRVTCRGGPFGGPPAGATRGVKYSSSLELGPEIHEHQDFSPKTDPTTASSKPGNQAPTHTTSNVCLKSHSPTHLREPDADAPMQEKREETENDVKEKQESKDMEILSERTESSLLDGSLSAQLRLTTTHTASFTSLITVSTKEERGHSEETERIGTDRKRKQKAKDEVGEGEIKIKIQTEESSVICSKNKANEIRDLEERDVSSSVLVISRKSPKPLRDGTKGQLPQENQPPHGKHIQKEKLDTGNADVKIIADKKEESESKISSAPGNTNTKTSSSASTVTINTSKICVPTPASKPPCSVAPVDPLKLKALSMGLCKELKILLFKVESAGRQTFNISEVEERRIPLSKISIENTGAEVVRACKGTRVKGKFKESFLLPALSVKPNINSDIPIPREKLNPPTPSIYLESKRDAFSPVLLQFCTDPKNAVTVIRGLAGSLRLNLGLFSTKSLVEANAEHAVEVRTQVQQPADENWDPSGSAQTWPCESSRSHTTIAKYAQYQASSFQESLQEEKESENEDEEEQSSDTTAATKAALTLDNIKGGPASTAMKANSATVFNKAQSVQANGTPSSEQKTGGKVIKFGTNIDLSDPKRWKPQLQELLKLPAFMRVESSNNMLSHVGHTILGMNTVQLYMKVPGSRTPGHQENNNFCSVNINIGPGDCEWFAVHEHYWDAINKFCEKHGVDYLTGSWWPVLEDLYSSNIPVYRFIQRPGDLVWINAGTVHWVQAVGWCNNIAWNVGPLNSYQYQLALERYEWNDVKKVKSIVPMIHVSWNVARTIKITDQDTYKMIKHCLMQSIKHIQILREQLLAAGKKICYQSRVKDEPAYYCNECDVEVYDLLLVTSENSTKKSYVVHCEDCARAKSPSLAGVVVLEQYRMEDLTRTYDTFTLAPSPLSK